TGATCGCCTTCTACTACGCGCTCACCGGCCTGGCCTGCGCCGTCTACTACCGCCGCCACCTGCGCGAGAGCGTGCACAACCTCCTGCTCATCGGAGTCGGCCCGGTGGTCGGCGCCGCCCTGCTGATCTGGCTCCTGGTGGAGTCGATCGGCGACATGTCCGACCCGGAGAACTCGGCCAGCGGCGTCTCCTGGTTCGGACTCGGCCCGCCGCTGGTCATCGGCATCGCGATCGCCGTCGTCGGTGTGCTCGTCATGTGCTTCTGGCGGGTACGGGACGGCAGGTTCTGGCAGGAGCGGCGGGGCGTGGTCGACCCGGCCCTCGTCCACACCGGGAAGCGCTGAGGAGTCCCGATGTCCGTGGTCCTCGGATACGACGAGTCGCCCGGCGCCGAACGGGCCCTGCACGTCGCGCTGGAGGTGGCCACCGCCTTCGGCGAGCCCCTCGTCCTCGTCTACGGAGCGGCCGCCCCGGGAGCCACCGGCGAGGAGTACCGCGCCCACCGGGAGGCCGTCCGCCAGGCGGGCCGCAGCGCCCTCGCCCACGCCGTCGAGGAGGCCGACGCCGCCGGAGTGCCCTCGACGGTCGAAGTGGTCGACGAGAAGCCGGCCCAGGCCCTGCTGGACGCCGCCGAACGCCACCACGCCCGCGTCATCATCGTCGGTAGCTGGGGCGACAGCCCGATCCGCGGCGCCCTGCTCGGCTCCACCCCGCACAAGCTCCTGCACCTGTCACCGGTGCCCGTCCTGTGCGTGCCGACGGAAGGCGGCCCGGCGCAGTGACCGCGGGCGGCGCCCCGCCGCCCGGAAAAGCCGGTCCGTTGGCCTCCTGACGGCCGACAATCCCCGCCGGTATCTGGGCCAATGGTCCAGTACTCAGGGGCCCGCTTGAGCCATTGCCCCTGCGGATGCTTATCTGTGGTGTATCCATGTACTTGCGGCGCCGCGCAGCGCCGGACGGCAACGAGGCCGGTTCCGGAGCGCGGCGCCTTCGCCGTGCCCGTCCGCCGCCCACCACCCCCGGGCGGCGCCGGCCCGGCGCGCACCACACGAGGGGGGCGGCACACCGCCGTGAAGAGGATGTTCGTGGCTCCGGATCCGGGGCGTATGAGACTCAGGAACGCGGCCCGCGCGGTGATCGGCGTCGCCGCCGCCGTCGCCCTGGCCGAGCTGTGCGGTCTCTCCCTGAGCGCCTCCATCACCGGGGGACTGGCGGCGCTCCTCGCCCTCTTCACCGTCACGGACGCGACCGTGCGCCGCCAGGCCGTCACCACCACCCTGCTGCCGGCCGCCGGATTCCCGGTCCTCGCCCTCGCCACCGCCCTGCACGGGCTGACCCCCGCCCGCGACGCGGCCTTCGTCCTCGTCGTCTTCTGCGGGGTCTACGCCCGCCGCTGGGGCCCGCGCGGACACGCGCTCGGGATCTTCGCGTTCATGAACTTCTTCATCACGCAGTTCCTGCACGCCGTCCCCGCCCAGCTCCCGGAGCTGTTCGCCGCCGTGGCCCTGGCCCTGGTCGCCTCCGGCGCCGTACGGTTCCTGCTCTGGCCCATCGAGCGGCGCACCCCGCCGCCCGCCGCCCCCGCGCCGCTGCCCGGAGGCGGCCTGGCCCGGCCCACCACCCGCCAGGCCTTCCAGGCCACCGCCGCCTGCGCCGTCGCGCTCGCCATCGGTCAGGTGCTCTCCGAGGACCGCTGGTACTGGGCCGTCGGCACCGCCTGGTGGATCTTCGTCAACACCGCCTCGCGCGGCGAGACGCTGGTCCGGGGCTTCCGCCGGGTGCTCGGCACCGTCATCGGCGTGGCCGCGGGCGTGCTGATCGCCATCCCGCTGAACGGCGCGCCCGCACCCACCGCCGTCCTGGTCGCCGGCTGCGTCTTCGCGATCTTCTACACGGCCGCGGTCTCCTACAGCTGGATGATCCTGGCCGTCACGCTCATGGCGGGGCTGCTCTACGGTCTGCTCGGCGTGCTGGACCCCGGCCTGCTCGTGCTGCGCCTGGAGGAGACGGCCGTCGGCGCGGTGTGCGCCGCGCTGGCCGTGGTGCTCGTACTGCCGGTCACCACCCACGCGACGAACGACGCCTGGATCCAGCGCGCCCTGCACTGCGTGCACGCGGCAACGGCCCAGGCCGCCGCCCGCCTCGCCGGCTCCGAGACCGCCGATCCGGCACCCCACGCCGCCGAACTGGAGACGCTGCTGGCCCGGGTCCGGATGGCGCTCGCGCCGCTGGTCCACCCGCTCAGCCCGTTCCGCGCGCGCAAGGCCCGCGCCGGCCAGGTCATCGCGCTGCTGGACGACTGCGCCCGCGAGGTGCGCGGGCTGGTGGCCGTGGCCGCCGACCCGGACGCGAGCCACGACGCCCGTCTCGCCGCGGCCTGCTGGCGCGTCGAGGCGGCGGTGGAGGCGCTGACGGCCGAGGAGCGGGGCGCGAGCCAGCCCGACACGGCGCGCGACATCGTCGCGCACACCGTCGGCTCCGAGCCCGCGCTGGCTCATCTCCAGGGCCTGGAGCGGGCGCTGGTCGAGCTCGCCGCCCCGCTGGGCACCGACCCGCGGGCGCCGTTCGTCGTCAGCGCCTGACCAGCCCCTCCGGGGACTGCGCCAGGCCGGCCGGCAGCAGGCCGGCGGAGTGCACCACCCCGAGGGCCTGGGTGGCCCGGGTCAGCGCCACGTACAGGTCACTCGGCTGGAACTCGGCCGGCTCCACCACGATCACCGTGTCGAACTCCAGCCCCTTGGCCTGGCGCGGATCCAGCAGGACGACCTCCCGGGTCAGATCCGGCTCCGCGCCCTCCCGTACCCCCGGCAGGACGGCGGCCAGCGCCGCGTGCCGCGTCCGTGGCGCGATCACCGCGAGCCGCCCCTCCGCCGGCCGTTCCCGCTCCACGGCCTCCGCCACCGCCCGCGCCGCGTCCCCGGCCTCGCGCACCCACGGCCGCACCCCGGTCGCCCGTACCGAACGCGGCGGTTCGAAGCCGGGATCGCGCTCCCGCAGCACGGCCGCCGCCACCTCCATGATCTCGGCCGGCGTTCGGTAGTTGACCCGTAGCCGGACCAGCTCCCAGCGCTCGCCCACGTACGGGGAGAGGATCCGCTCCCAGGAGCCGCAGCCCGCCTCGTCGGCCGTCTGCGCGGGATCGCCGACCAGCGTCATCGACCGGGTGGGGCAGCGCCGCATCAGCAGCCGTCACGCCATCTCCGACAGCTCCTGCGCCTCGTCCACGATCACGTGCCCGAAGGCCCAGGTCCGGTCGGCCGCGGCCCGCTCGGCGGCGCTGCGGTGGTCGGCCTCCTCCTGGCGCTCGGCCATCCGCTCGGCGTCGATGATGTCGTGGGCCGAGAGGAACTCGTTCTCCTCGTCCTCGAACTCGTACGACTGCGAGCCCTCGGACAGCTCCAGTACCCCCTGCGCGTACGCGATGCGCTGCTGCCGCTCCCGTTCCTCGGCGGCGCGCCGGGCGCTGTCGTCCTCCCCGAGCAGCTCGGCCGCCTCGTCCAGGAGCGGCACGTCCGCCGGCGTCCAGTCCGGCCGCGCCGAGGGCGCGCGCCGGATCAGCCCGGCCTCGTGCGCGGGCAGGTGCGTGGGGTCCGCCAGGAAGTCCGCGACCAGCTGCTCGGGGGTGAGGGAGGGCCACAGCGAGTCGATCGCCGCGTGCACGGCGGGGCTCATCGCGATCTCCTTGCCGAGCTGGGCGACGTCGTCCGAGCCGAGCAGGTTCGGACCGCCGTACGGATCGGCGCCCAGCCGGTCGGCGAGCTGCGCGGTGAGCGCGTCGATGATCCGGAAGGCGAAGGCGGGGCGCGCCTGGTTGTGGGGCAGGCCCGTCGCCCGGGCCCGGTCCCGGGCCTCGTACGCCATCGTGCGGTCCAGCAGCAGGGTCCCGTAGTCGTCGTGGTCGATCTCCAGCGCGGGCTCGGGGACCGTGTCGTACTCCTCCCCGGTGCCCGCCGGCACGGCCTCCGGCACGGCCTCCGGCACGGCCTCCGGCACGGCCTCCGGCACGGCCTCCGGCAGGCCCTGGCGGTCCGCCACGACCCGGGCGAGGACCTCCGCCATCGCGGCCCGGCCCTTCACCGCGGCGGCCCCGGGGCGGTCGGCGCCGGTGGCGTGCACGCCGGGGAAGAGCTCACCGGGGGTGGCGAGCAGTACGCCCGTCTCGCCGAGGGCAGGGAGCACCTCGCCGATGTAGCCGAGGAAGGCCGGTCCCGGCCCGACGATCAGCACCCCGCGCTTGGCGAGCAGTTCCCGGTGGGCGTACAGGAGGTACGCGGCGCGGTGCAGCGCGACCGCGGTCTTCCCGGTGCCGGGACCGCCCTCCACGACCAGCACCCCGCGGTGCGGGGAGCGGATGATCCGGTCCTGCTCGGCCTGGATGGTGCGCACGATGTCGTGCATGCGGCCGGTCCGGGCGGCGTCGAGCGCGGCGAGCAGTACGGCGTCCGCGTCGGCGCCCTCGTGCCCCGTGCGCTCCGCGTCGGTCAGGTCGAGGATCTCGTCGTGCAGGGCGGTGACCTCGCGCCCCCGGCTGCTGATGTGCCGCCGGCGGCGCAGCCCCATGGGGGTGTGGCCGGTGGCGAGGTAGAACGGCCGGGCCACCTCCGCGCGCCAGTCCAGGACCAGCGGGGTGCGTTCCGCGTCGTCCGCGCGGATTCCGATCCGGCCGATGTGGTGGTCACGGCCGTCGGAGAACTCCAGACGGCCGAAACAGAGGCCGTTCTCGCCCGCATTCAGCGCGGAAAGCAGGCCGGACTGCTCGGCGACCACGACATCGCGCTCCAGGCGCGCCTGAAACCCGCTCCCGACGTCGCGCAATGCCCCTTCGACCGCATGTTCGGCCTGGTCGCGCAGGTCGTCGAGGCGCCGATAGAGACCGGTGACGAATTGCTGCTCTTTACGGAATTCCTCGGTTGACAATTGCACTCCCACCGCGGTACAGTGTCCTCGTAAGGTTCTTTGTGGCTTCATTTTCTGCGAAGTCATGAACCAACAAATATACTCTCCTGCATCCCTCGGCACCGAATTCGGCCGGGGGATTTTTTGCGTACGGTGGATCCCATGACCACCGCACACGGCTCCGCCGACGGGATCGTCTACCGCCTCGCCCGCCCCGAGGACGCGGGTGGCATCGAGGTCCTGGACAGTTCCTTCACCACCGCCACGGTCTTCGAGGTGACCGCCTCCGACGACGGCTTCGGCTTCCGGGTCCGCGAGGTCCCGGTGGATCCGCCCGTGCACAAGGTGTTCCCGCCCGAGGAGCACGACGAGCAGGGCTTCGGCGGCGCCCCGGGCGGGGACGGCGACGCGCGCACCTACGTGGCCCTGGACGGCGGCGAGGTGTGCGGCTTCGCGGCCGTCGGCTACGCCGCGTGGAACCGGCGCCTCACGATCGAGGACATCGAGGTCGCGCCCGGTCGGCGGGGCCACGGCATCGGCCGTGCGCTCATGGAGTACGCGGCGGAGTACGCCCGCGAACGCGGCGCGGAGCACCTGTGGTTGGAGGTCAGTTCGGTCAACGCACCGGCCGTGCACGCCTACCGGCGCATGGGATTCGGCTTCTGCGGCCTCGACACCGAGCTGTACGGCGGTACGCCCGCCGCCGGCGAGCAGGCGCTCTACATGAGCCGCCCCTGCCGTTGACCCGCCCGCGTACGCGGGCGGACCGGCGCGCACGGTCAACTCCCGCGCCTGCGCCGGATCGTACGCCCCGACACCCCCTGCCCGCAGGCCGATCGTCGAAGATCACTCAGAGGAGTGTTCCGGCCGCTCCTGTCGCACACCGCTGACCTGCGGCATGTACAACGGGTAATTGTTCATTGCACATTCATCCGGCACGTACAGGGTGGATCTGGTAGGACGGGGGGTAACCGCCCGGAATGGAAATCCTTCAACAGCGCTCCACCATCCCTCAGGTGTGGGAAGCGGCCGAGGAGTTCATCCGACTCTTCCACCGGGAGACCAAGGGCGCAGGCGATCCGCGCGCACGGCTCGCCGCCGTCAGGGCCGAACTGGCCGGGACCGGCACCTACGTGCACACCCCCGGGGAACTGGCCCACGGGGCGCGCGTGGCCTGGCGCAACAGCAACCGCTGCATAGGCAGGCTCTACTGGAATTCGCTGCGGGTCCGCGACCGTCGCGGGCTCACCGACGCCGACGACATAGCCGCCGAGTGCTTCGACCACCTGCGCGAGGCGACCAACGGCGGCAGGATCAGACCCACCATCACGGTCTTCGCCCCGGACGCCCCGGGCCGTCCCGGCCCGCTGATCTGGAGCGAGCAGCTCGTCAGGTACGCCGGCTACGGCGACCACCCCTCCGTCACCGTCGGCGACGCCCGCAACGCCCCGCTCACCGAGGCCCTGCTCCGGCTCGGCTGGCCGGGCGGCTCCGGCAGCCCCTTCGACCTGCTTCCGCTGGTGGTCCAGGGCGTCGACGACAAACCCCGCTGGTTCGACACCCCCGCGGACGCCGTCCTGGAGGTGCCGATCGACCACCCCGACGGCGACGGCTGGGCGGACTGGAGGCTGCGCTGGCACGCCGTGCCCGCCATTTCCAACATGTGCCTGGAGATCGGCGGCATCCACTATCCGGCCGCGCCCTTCAACGGCTGGTACATGGGCACCGAGATCGGCGCGCGCAACCTCGCCGACACCGACCGGTACAACCTCCTGCCGGCTGTCGCCCGCCGCCTCGGTCTGGACACGTCCAGCGACCGTTCCCTCTGGAAGGACCGCGCGCTCGTCGAGCTCAACCGCGCGGTCCTGCACTCCTTCGACCGCGCCGGCGTCGCCATCGCCGACCACCACTCCGAGTCCCGGCGGTTCCTGTCCCACATGGAGCGGGAGGAGCGCAAGGGGCGCGAGGTGGGCGCGGACTGGTCCTGGATCGTGCCGCCGATCTCCGGCTCCGCCACCCCGGTCTTCCACCGCACCTACGAGGACAGCCCGAGCAGTACGGCGTACGTCCACCACTCCGGCGCGCAGGAACGGGCCCAGGGGCGGGATTTGGTCTAGACCTTCTGTTACCGTCGGCTCCGAACGGATCCGAGAGCGGTGAGAGGGGCCTCGCGTGGGCGGCGCTGACAGTACGGACCATGGCGGCGAACACCGGGCTTACATCGGCTCGTTCACCTCGGGGGGCGGCCGCGGTATCACCACCGCGGCCGTGGATCCGGTGACCGGAGCGCTGACCACGCTCTCGGTCGCCGCCGCGGAGGACCCCTCGTACCTCACCCTCGCCCGGGACACCGGCGTGCTCTACGCGGTGAACGAGACCGAGGGGGGCGCGGTGAGCGCCTTCCGGCCGACCGCCGACGGCCTCACCCCGCTCGGCCCGGCCGTCCGCGTAGGCGGCTCCGGCCCGACCCACCTCAGCGTGAGCGCCGGCCGGCTGCTCACCGCCAACTACACCTCCGGCAGCGTCAGCAGCCTCCCGCTCGCCGCCGACGGCACTCCGGCCGGGCCCGCCCACGTCCTCCCGCACGAGGGCCGCGGCCCCGACCCCGACCGCCAGGAGCGCCCGCACGCCCATCAGGTGCTGCCCGACCCGACCGGCCGCTGGGTGCTCAGCGTGGACCTCGGCACCGACTCGGTACGGGTCTGCGCACCGGACCCGGCCACCGGCGCGCTGCGGGTCCACTCCGAGACGGCGTTGCGCGCCGGGACCGGGCCCCGCCACCTCGGCTTCCACCCGGAGGGAGCCGTGGTCTACGTCCTGCACGAGCTGGAGCCGCAGCTGACCGTCTGCCGCTGGAACGGGGGGTCCGGGCAACTGGAACCGGTCCGTGAGGTTCCGGTCGCCTCCACGGGCGCCTCAGGGGCCGTACGGGCCTATCCCTCGGCGATCGTCGTCTCGCCCGACGGGCGGTTCGTCTGGGTGGCGGTCCGGGGCGCCGACTCCATCACCACGCTCTCCCTCGCCGGCGGACCCGAGGAGCCGCGGCCCACCGGCGCCGTGGACTGCGGCGGCGACTGGCCGCGCGATCTCGCCGTGGACGCCTCGAGGCGTCGGCTCTACGCGGCCAACGAGCGCTCGGGCGACGTCACCTGGTTCGACGTGGACCCGCTGACCGGGCGGCCGCGCCGGGCCGGCTCGGTGGCCGTGCCCGCGGCCACCTGTGTGGTCCTCGCCTGACCCGCGTACGGACGTACGAGCCGTGCGTACGGGACTCGCGTACGGGCATCCGCACGCGGCCACGGAGGAGGCCCCCGGCGGCCCTGGAAACCAGGGCCGCCGGGGGCCTCCTCCGTCACGGGCGGGCGGGTCAGTGGGCAGCGGCGCCCTGGCTGATCCCGAGCGCCGCGGAGTACTGGGCGACGGCCAGCTTGCCGAGCGCCGGGTAGGCCCCGAGCACCTCGGCGGTGGCGCAGTCGGCCTCCTTGCAGGCGGTGTCCAGCAGGCCGTCGGCCGCCTCCGGGCCGATCAGGTACGGGGCGAGCGCGAGCTGGGTGGAGCCCTCGCGGCGCAGCTGCTCGGCGACGGCGGCCACCGAGCCCTCCTGGTCGAGCGCGGCGGCCATGACCGGCACGGCGAGGCGGGCTGCGAGGAGCATGCCCGTGATCCCGGCGGCCTGCACGGCCTCCTCGCCACCGGTGGTGGCCAGGACGATGCCGTCGGCGGCGGTGGTCACGGTGAAGAGCCGGGCGCGGTCGG
Above is a genomic segment from Streptomyces sp. NBC_01233 containing:
- a CDS encoding universal stress protein; this translates as MSVVLGYDESPGAERALHVALEVATAFGEPLVLVYGAAAPGATGEEYRAHREAVRQAGRSALAHAVEEADAAGVPSTVEVVDEKPAQALLDAAERHHARVIIVGSWGDSPIRGALLGSTPHKLLHLSPVPVLCVPTEGGPAQ
- a CDS encoding FUSC family protein, yielding MFVAPDPGRMRLRNAARAVIGVAAAVALAELCGLSLSASITGGLAALLALFTVTDATVRRQAVTTTLLPAAGFPVLALATALHGLTPARDAAFVLVVFCGVYARRWGPRGHALGIFAFMNFFITQFLHAVPAQLPELFAAVALALVASGAVRFLLWPIERRTPPPAAPAPLPGGGLARPTTRQAFQATAACAVALAIGQVLSEDRWYWAVGTAWWIFVNTASRGETLVRGFRRVLGTVIGVAAGVLIAIPLNGAPAPTAVLVAGCVFAIFYTAAVSYSWMILAVTLMAGLLYGLLGVLDPGLLVLRLEETAVGAVCAALAVVLVLPVTTHATNDAWIQRALHCVHAATAQAAARLAGSETADPAPHAAELETLLARVRMALAPLVHPLSPFRARKARAGQVIALLDDCAREVRGLVAVAADPDASHDARLAAACWRVEAAVEALTAEERGASQPDTARDIVAHTVGSEPALAHLQGLERALVELAAPLGTDPRAPFVVSA
- a CDS encoding GNAT family N-acetyltransferase; its protein translation is MTTAHGSADGIVYRLARPEDAGGIEVLDSSFTTATVFEVTASDDGFGFRVREVPVDPPVHKVFPPEEHDEQGFGGAPGGDGDARTYVALDGGEVCGFAAVGYAAWNRRLTIEDIEVAPGRRGHGIGRALMEYAAEYARERGAEHLWLEVSSVNAPAVHAYRRMGFGFCGLDTELYGGTPAAGEQALYMSRPCR
- a CDS encoding nitric oxide synthase oxygenase, which gives rise to MEILQQRSTIPQVWEAAEEFIRLFHRETKGAGDPRARLAAVRAELAGTGTYVHTPGELAHGARVAWRNSNRCIGRLYWNSLRVRDRRGLTDADDIAAECFDHLREATNGGRIRPTITVFAPDAPGRPGPLIWSEQLVRYAGYGDHPSVTVGDARNAPLTEALLRLGWPGGSGSPFDLLPLVVQGVDDKPRWFDTPADAVLEVPIDHPDGDGWADWRLRWHAVPAISNMCLEIGGIHYPAAPFNGWYMGTEIGARNLADTDRYNLLPAVARRLGLDTSSDRSLWKDRALVELNRAVLHSFDRAGVAIADHHSESRRFLSHMEREERKGREVGADWSWIVPPISGSATPVFHRTYEDSPSSTAYVHHSGAQERAQGRDLV
- a CDS encoding lactonase family protein, with protein sequence MGGADSTDHGGEHRAYIGSFTSGGGRGITTAAVDPVTGALTTLSVAAAEDPSYLTLARDTGVLYAVNETEGGAVSAFRPTADGLTPLGPAVRVGGSGPTHLSVSAGRLLTANYTSGSVSSLPLAADGTPAGPAHVLPHEGRGPDPDRQERPHAHQVLPDPTGRWVLSVDLGTDSVRVCAPDPATGALRVHSETALRAGTGPRHLGFHPEGAVVYVLHELEPQLTVCRWNGGSGQLEPVREVPVASTGASGAVRAYPSAIVVSPDGRFVWVAVRGADSITTLSLAGGPEEPRPTGAVDCGGDWPRDLAVDASRRRLYAANERSGDVTWFDVDPLTGRPRRAGSVAVPAATCVVLA